AGATCTCGCCGCGCGCGGTGCTGATGAGATAGGCGCCCTGCTTCATCGCCGCGACCGCTTTCGCATCGATCAGGCGCCGCGTCCCTTCATGCAGCGGCGTGTGGATGCTCACCACGTCGGACATGCCGAGCAGTTCCTCCAGCGTTCGCGCGCGATGGAAGCCGAACGACAGCTCCGCGCCGTTCGGAAGCTGCGGATCGTAGAACGCGACGTTCATCCCGAATGCGCGCGCACGCAACGCCGCTGCCGTGCCGATGCGTCCGAGACCGATCACGCCGAAGGTCGCACCGCGCAGACGCTTGGCAGTGACGTTGTGCATGTGCGTCCACGCCGTCAGGTCGGCGCGCAGCGCCTCGTTGAACGCGACCGTGCCGCGCGCGAACGCGAGCATCATCGCGATCGCGCTGTCGGCGACCTCGGTGGTGCCATAGTCGGGGACGTTGCACGCGGGAATGCCGGCTTCGCCCGTCGCCTTCAGGTCGATGACGTCGAAGCCCACGCCGTTGCGCACGACGATCTTCGCTTTCTTCATCGCCGCGATCACTTTCGCGTCGATCGGCATGAAGCGCACGATCACCGCGTCCGCGCGCTCCCAGTCCTGGGGGTCGATGTCCTCGAACTTCGCCTTGCGCGCGTTGATCAGCTCGACGTCCGGCCCCGCGACCTCGCGTTCGATGTCGAGCGGGTCGGAGCGGCTGTCGGGGTAGAGGATGGTCAGGGGCATGGTGATTTACTCGTTATTGATAAAAAGTGACGGGTGAAGCGGTGACGGATGAGGCGGTGAGGACACAGCGGCAACGGCACTCGTCACCGTTCTATCCGTCACTGCTTTATCCGTCATCTTTTCTCGTCACTTTTACTCACTCTCCAGCTTCGCCGCCGCCACCACCTTCGTCCACTTCTCGATCTCGGCTTTGACGTGCGCCTGGAACTGCTCCGGCGTGGTCGGGGTCACCTCGACGCCCTGGTCTTCGAGCTTCGCCTTGAGCGGGCCCGCGAGGATCTTGTGGAGATCGGCGGTCAGCTTGGCCTGGATCGCCTGCGGCACCCTGGACTGGGTACAGATGCCGTACCAGCCGGTGACATCGTAGCCGGTGACGCCCGATTCGGCGAACGTCGGCACGTCCGGAAGCTGCTTGTTGCGCTTCGCCGACGTGATGCCGAGCGCGCGCACCCGGCCGTTCTTCGCCGCCGCGAGCGGGGCGCCGGCGAGGTTGCCGACCGACGCCTCGATGTGGCCGCTCATGACGTCGGTCAGCGCGGCCGCCGCGCCCTTGTACGGCACGTGGACGATGTTGATCCCGGTCATCAGGCGCAGGAGCTCGATCGAGAGGTGCGGCGAGGCGCCCACCCCCGACGAGCCGTAGTTCACCTTGCCCGGGTTGGCCTTGGCATAGGCGATGAACTGTTTGAGCGTCTTGGTCGGCATCGACGGATGGACCATGAAGATGTTGGGCACGCCGCCGATCATCGAGGGAAACGCGAAATCGCGGATCGGGTCGTAAGTGAGCCGCCTGGCGAAGCGCGCGGGCGTGACCGCGTGCGAGCCGATGTTGCAGAGGACGAGGGTATAGCCGTCGGGCGGCGCTTTCGCGGTGACTTCCGTGGCGACGTTACCCGCCGCGCCCGGCCGGTTCTCGATGACCACCGGGCTGCCCCAGAGCTCCCCCAGCGCCTGCCCCACCATGCGCGCGGTCGTGTCCACGCCGCCGCCGGGCGTGTAGCCGACCATGATGCGCACCGGTTTCGTCGGGTAGCTCTGCGCGTGGGCCGCCCCTGCTGCGATCGTCGCCAGCGCGAGCGCGGCCGCTTTCGTGAAACGCTTCAAATCCATCCTCCTCATTGTTTGTATCGACGCGTGCGTTTAGGCACATCCATGCGGCTGGCGCAACCGTATAGTGAGTGCAAATCACCCACACGGCCTATCGCGACTGTGGAATGGTAACGATGGTCAGCCGACGTTAACTTGCATACTTCGCCCGTCAACATCAACAACACGTCGCAACGAGAGAAATGAAAACCGCCGCCGCCTACCTCAACCGCGCAATGACCGCCGCCGCCGCGCCCCGTGGGGCCCTCACGCTGCTGCTGATCGCGGTGGTGCCGGGCGGCCTGGTCGTCCCGGTCTGCTACGCCGTCTACCACGCCTTCCGCCAGACGCTCCGCAAGTAACCTCCGAGGCGCCTGCCGCAAGCCGCAGAGTATACGGTCAGCGCTTCCCCTCCTCGCCTTTCCGCTGTTGCCTCTCGTTCTGTCTCGCTTCCGGCCGCTGTGGCTGCGGCCGCTGCG
The DNA window shown above is from Burkholderiales bacterium and carries:
- a CDS encoding tripartite tricarboxylate transporter substrate binding protein — translated: MKRFTKAAALALATIAAGAAHAQSYPTKPVRIMVGYTPGGGVDTTARMVGQALGELWGSPVVIENRPGAAGNVATEVTAKAPPDGYTLVLCNIGSHAVTPARFARRLTYDPIRDFAFPSMIGGVPNIFMVHPSMPTKTLKQFIAYAKANPGKVNYGSSGVGASPHLSIELLRLMTGINIVHVPYKGAAAALTDVMSGHIEASVGNLAGAPLAAAKNGRVRALGITSAKRNKQLPDVPTFAESGVTGYDVTGWYGICTQSRVPQAIQAKLTADLHKILAGPLKAKLEDQGVEVTPTTPEQFQAHVKAEIEKWTKVVAAAKLESE
- a CDS encoding C-terminal binding protein, whose translation is MPLTILYPDSRSDPLDIEREVAGPDVELINARKAKFEDIDPQDWERADAVIVRFMPIDAKVIAAMKKAKIVVRNGVGFDVIDLKATGEAGIPACNVPDYGTTEVADSAIAMMLAFARGTVAFNEALRADLTAWTHMHNVTAKRLRGATFGVIGLGRIGTAAALRARAFGMNVAFYDPQLPNGAELSFGFHRARTLEELLGMSDVVSIHTPLHEGTRRLIDAKAVAAMKQGAYLISTARGEICDTAAVVEGLKSGKLGAVGLDVLPKEPGTTGDPFVAAWQANEPWIRGRALLGPHAAFYSPDSNRDLRRKALETALFYLRDGVLGNCVNAEYLKNPRK